The window GGCTTGGCGAATTCCACGTACCAGTCGCAGACCTTTTTCCAGACGTGGTCGTAGAGTGCGTTGGCGGCATCGTTGAACCGGTAATTCCGCAGCGCCTCGTCCACGGTTTCGCGCACCCGTGCGGTCTCGCCGACGATCCACTTGTTCACCGTCTGGTCGATATCTGGGTTTGGTATGGGTTTGGTATGGTTTTGGTATTGCTCGTGGCAGCCGTTCATCTCGGCAAACCGCACGGCATTCCAGAGCTTCGTGCCGAAGTTGCGGTAGCCCTTGATCCGGTCCGTCGAAAGCTTGAGGTCACGCCCCATCGCGGCCATCGCCGTGAGGGTGAAGCGGACGGCATCGGCCCCGTATTCCTCGATCAGTTCCAGCGGGTCGAGCACGTTGCCGAGCGACTTTGACATCTTCTTGCCCTTCTCGTCGCGGACGAGGGCGTGAACGTAGACGGTGTGGAACGGAACCTCCTTCACGACCTCGAGCTGCATCATCATCATCCGGGCGACCCAGAAGAAGATGATGTCGAACCCGGTGATCAGGACATCAGTGGGGAAATACTTTTTGAGTTCCTCGGTCTCCTCGGGCCAGCCAAGCGTGCCGATGGGCCAGAGGCCGGAGGAGAACCAGGTGTCGAGGACGTCGGGATCCCGCCAAATCGGAACAAAGTCTATCGACTCTAAGAAGTCCCCGTTAGACACCTGCTCTCCGCTACGCGCTTTTTCAAATAGCTGCATCATCGGGCGCAGTATTTCCTCCGCCTCGGCTTTGCTCGGAACGACCTTAACGGCCTTGGCTGGGTTCAACTGGCTAAATACGCGGCGAAACTCGACAAGCGCTTCTTCTTCGGTCGCGAAACATCGCGCGTTTTTGTCCTCGAGTTGAAACGAAACACCGGTAACGGCAGAAAGCGTCGGCCCATACCAAACCGGGATCTGATGCCCCCACCAAAGCTGCCTTGAGATGCACCACGGCTCGATCTCCCGCAGCCAGTTGAAATACACCTTCTTGTGCTGCTCCGGCAGGATCTCCGTCCGCCCGTCCTCGACGGCCTCGATGGCCGGGCCGACGATCTTCTTCGTGTCCACGAACCACTGGTCCGTCAGCATCGGCTCGATGACGACCTTGGAGCGGTCGCCGAAAGGCTGCATGATCTTCTTGGCTTCAACGAGCGGCACCTCGCCCGGATCAAGGCAGACATTGCCATCGGACGTGTCTGGATCGCCGGGAACCATGACCGCCAAGCCTTCATCGGTGATTTGCTGGATGACCTTCTTGCGTGCCTCGAACCGGTCCAGCCCGCGCAGATCGTCGGGAACGAGGTTGATGGCATCGGCCTCCGCTTCGCCCAGCGTCTTCTTGCCCTGTGCGACGGCCATCGCGATCTCGGCCGCCTCGGCATAGGGCGCACCATCCGCCCGCATCGCTGCCTTGGAGTCCATCAGGCGATACATGGGGATGCCGCCGCGCTTGGCGACCTCATAGTCGTTGAAGTCATGCGCGCCGGTGATCTTCACGGCGCCGGAGCCGAATGTCGGGTCCGGGTACTCGTCGGTGATGATCGGGATCAGGCGGCGATGTTCCTTCGGGCCGACCGGGATTTCGCAGAGTTGGCCGACGATGGGGGCGTAGCGTTCATCGGAGGGATGCACCGCGACCGCGCCGTCGCCCAGCATCGTCTCGGGCCGCGTGGTGGCGATGGAGATGTAATCCCGCTCCTCACGGAAGGTGACGTTCCCCTCTTCATCTTTCTCCAAATATTCATATGTCGCACCGCCCGCCAAGGGGTACTTGAAATGCCACATATGCCCGTCGGTCTCGATATTCTCGACTTCCAGATCGGAAATCGCGGTCTCGAAATGCGGGTCCCAGTTCACCAGCCGCTTCCCGCGATAGATCAGGCCCTTGTTGTAGAGATCGACGAAAACCTTCAGGACGGCATCGTGGAAGTTGGCGGAATTCTCGTGGCCGACCTTCGTGTCGCCCTCGGCACCCGCCATTGTGAAGGCCACTCGGTCCCAGTCGCACGACGCACCAAGGCGCTTGAGCTGCTCGATGATCTGGCCGCCGGATTGCTCCTTCCACTCCCACACCTTGGCGAGGAAGTCCGAGCGGCTCATGTCCGTCCGGCGGATGTTGGTCTTGGCCAGTTCGCGCTCCACCACCATCTGCGTGGCGATGCCCGCATGGTCCATGCCGGGCTGCCAGAGCGTGTCGAAGCCGCGCATCCGGTGCCAGCGGATCAGGATGTCCTGCAGGGTGTTGTTGAAGGCATGACCCATGTGCAGCACGCCCGTCACGTTGGGCGGCGGGATCATGATGGTGAATGTCTCGTCCCGGCTCTTGTTGGCACCGGCGCGGAAGGCGCGAGCCTCCCCCCATGCGGCGGCAATGGCGGCTTCTGCGATGGCGGGGTCGAAGTTCTTTTCCATGGGGCTGATGCGTCTTCCGTCTCAAAGGTTGCAGCCTTGTAACGCGGTGCCGAAGGGGAGGAAAGGCCCCTGCTCGCGCCAAATTATCGCCGCGATGGCCGCGTAGGCAACACCCGGACGCGCGTGGAAGCGAAAGGGGGCCAGGCGATGCAGACGAGACCGATCGGCACATTCCGGCTGTTCATGAGAAACTGGGGCTGGTTCGCGGCGTTTCCGCTGCTGTTCGCGCTCGTATTCGGCGGTGTTGCCATGTCGGAGGGGCGCAAGGCGGAGCGGCTGAAGGCCGACGGTGTGGACGGGTTCGCGGTGATCACCGACAAGGATATCGAGATTTCGTATGACAGTGATGGCGACAAGCAGACGACTTATCGTCTGTATTTCAACGTGGAACTGCCGGGCCGCACGCTGGCCGATGACGACAGCGTCGGCCGCAAGTTCTACAACGCCCAACGCATCGGCGACCGCCTGCCGATCCGCTACTGGCGCCCTGATCCGGATGTGAACGAAATCGAACCCGGCTCCACCACCACGGCGATCTGGATCACCAAGATCATCGCCGTCGTCGCCCTGACGGCGGCGCTGGCCTGGGGATATATCGCCTACGAAAAGGCCGCCAAGGCCACCCGGATGCGAAAGGGAGGAGAGCGGCGGCGGGCGCGGGTGACGGAGCATATGCGAACGGGCATCACGGTGAACAACAGACGGATGTACCGGATGTGCTGGCGCGACGAGGCGGGAATGTCCGGCCGGTCGATGCTGCACCGGCTGAGCTATCTGGAGGACTTTCCCGAAGGAACGGAAATCTGGGTATATGCCGATCCGGCGGGACGGAAGCGCAGCTGGTGGGAAGGCGATGTCGGGCCGCGAGAGGAAATGGTGCACGAAAGCACGGTGCGGCGCTAGCAGCCCAGTGCCGCGCGGGCGCGGGCGAGGCAGGCGCGGCGATGGTCGAAGCCGCGCAGGCCGCCGTTGACGAGACGGGTAACGGCCTCCAGGTCATCGGCATCGGCGGCGGCGTTGATATCGCGGCTCAGCCAGTATTCACAGGCGATACGCAGGGACGTCAGTGGTTCGGCCGCGCTTTCCGGGTTGTTCTCGAGATCCAGCCCCAGCCGCGCGCCGATCTCGCGGTAGTTGCGGCGGCCCGTGAGCTGGATCAGCCCCCTGCCCTTGAAGCGCACGCCGTCACCGGGTTTGGTATTGCCGAGATCCTCGCGACCCTCGTAGGCCTCGCCGCTGGCGTATTCCTGCGTGGTGCAGAAGCCGTCACTCTCATGGGCCAGCTGGGCCAAGAAATGTGCCGTGCGCAGCGGCGTGTCGATGCCATAGCTGGCAAGGATCGTTTGTCCGTCCGGGGCGATTGCCCGCAGGATCGCGGCCTGCTGCGCCGCCTTCGCCTGATCCTGGTGCGGCGCTACGGAGGCAAGGAGTGTCGGTGTGAGGGCTGGCGGAATTGCGGAATTCATCTATGGCTTCACCTGTCCGGGGCTGATTGCCGATAAATCGCACAGTCCCACGCTTTGGCCTAGACCCGGCTGTCGCTGCCGCTATCTTCGCCCCTGAATCGAGAAGGAGCCCGCGATGATCAAGTTTGGTGTCAGCCAGCCAGTCCGCCGCAAGGAAGATGACCGTTTTCTCAAGGGAAATGGGCGGTATGTGGATGATATCGCGCCGGACGATGCGGCCCATGTTGCCTTCTTCCGCTCCCCCTCCGCGCATGGCGTGATCACCTCGCTGGACGTGGAGGGCGCGCGCGAGGCTGAGGGCGTTCTGGCGGTCTATACGGCGGCGGATCTGGCGGGCAAACTGGAGAACAGCGTCGACTACGATGCGCTGAAAAACCGCGACGGCAGCGACTCAGCACAACCGGTGCGGCCGATCCTCGCCGAGGACAAGGTGCGTTTCGCCGGTGAGATCGTGGCCGCGGTGGTGGCGGAAACCAAGGCGCAGGCGCAGGATGCGCTGGAGATGATCCTGCTGGAGACCGATGACCTGCCGGTGCACGTGGAGACGGCCGTTGGCGGGGAGGCGATCCACGACGAGGCGCCGGACAACCTGTGTTTCGACTGGGCCTTCGGTGACGAGGATGCGACGGCCTCAGCGTTTGGCGCGGCAGCGCGCACCGCCACCGTGGACATGATCGACAACCGCATCATCTGCAACTCGATGGAGACACGCGGCGCTTATGCCGAGTGGGACGGCACCCGGCTACATCTGGCCCTGAACGGACAGGGCGTGTGGGGATCCAAGGATGCGCTGGCGAAAAAGCTGGGGCTGGACAAGGGCGATGTGCGGGTGACAAACCCCGATGTCGGCGGCGGCTTCGGGATGAAGAGTTTCGACTATCCGGAGCAGTTCATCGTCGCCATGGCAGCCCGCGACCTTGGCCGCTCCACCCGCTGGATCAGCGGCAGGGGCGAGGCGATGCTGTCCGACAATGGCGGCCGCGACCTGGTAACCGTGGCAGAGGCGGCATTTGATGCCGATTACCGGCTTACGGCCCTGCGCATCAACTCCGTCTGCAACCTCGGCGCCCAACTGTCCGCCTATGCCCAGTTCATCCAGACCGAACTCGCGCTGAAGGTGCTGACCGGTGTCTACGATGTGCAGACGGTATTTTTCGGGGTGAAGGGAGTGTTCACCAACACCACGCCGATCGATGCCTATCGCGGCGCGGGCCGACCGGAAGCGATTTACGTGGTCGAGAGGCTGATGGACGGCGCGGCGCGTCAGCTGGGGCAGGATCCGATCGAGCTGAAACGGAAAAACTTCATCACCGCCGAGCAGATGCCCTATACCTCCGCCTCCGGCGAACTCTACGATGTGGGTGATTTCGACCGGGTCCTGAACCGCGCCATCAAGGAGGCGGATGTCGCCGGTTTCGCGGACCGCAAGGCGGAGAGTGCCAAGAAGGGCAAGCTGCGCGGGCTCGGGCTTTCGTTCTACATCGAGAGCATCCTCGGCGACCAGACGGAGCACACGAAGATCGAATTCGCCGAGGATGGGATGGTGAACCTCTACGTCGGCACGCAGAGCAACGGACAAGGGCACGAGACGGTGTTTGCCCAGATCCTGCACCAGCGTACCGGAATAGATTATGACAAGGTGCGCTTCATCCAGGGCGACAGCGACCTGATTGAGGCGGGCGGCGGCACCGGCGGCTCCCGCTCCGTCACCATGCAGGGCAATTCGATCAACGCCACATCCGACGTGATGATCGAGAAGTTCCGGCCGCTGGCGGAAGAGGAACTGGAAGTGGCCGCAGCCGATCTGGTGTTTGAGGAAGGCGCGTTCCGCATCGCCGGGACGGACCGGAGCATTGGCCTGATGGAACTGGCGGATGTTGCCCGGAAAAAGGGCCTGAGCGACCTGCTGGCGACACGCTACACCAACACGGTACCCGGACGCTCCTACCCCAACGGTGCGCATTTCGCGGAAGTTGAGGTCGATCCGGAAACGGGCGTGACCAAATGCGTCAAATACACCGTGGTCGATGATTTCGGGGTGCTGATGAACCCGATGCTGGCCGAGGGACAGGTGCATGGCGGCGTGGCGCAGGGCATCGGCCAAGCGATCACAGAACAGGTTGTTTACGACGAGTATGGCCAGCTGCTCTCCGGCACCTTCATGGATTACGCGATGCCACGTGCCGATGATTTGCCGTTCATGCCGTTCCACGCGGAGCTTGTGCCCTCCACCGCCAATGATATCGGCATGAAGGGCTGCGGTGAGGCCGGAACGGTGGGTGCGCTGGCGGCCGTGACCAATGCGGCACTCGATGCCGTTTGGGAAACCGGTGTGCGCCGGGTGGACATGCCGCTGACGCCGGTGAGGATGTGGGGCTGGATCAACGACACGGCGAAGGTGGCGGCAGAATAACGGCCGCCATTTTTCAGGATGCTGTATCCGGGCAATCGAAGACGGTGACCAGATCCTCGATATAGAGGGTTTTTACCGGTTCGACCTCCAGTACCACCTCGCATTGTGCCACCAGATCTTCGGCATAGGCCTGCACGTAGCGACCGTTGCCGCCTGACAGGGCAAAGGGAAGGTTGGCGGTGATGAACACTTCGTAACCGAGATCCTGCCAGTATTGCACCGTCCATTCCTCTGGCTGGCCCGGCCACGCAAAAGCCTGAACGGCGCCCTCCAGATCCTCATCCGTCGCGTTTTCCAGCCCCCAGAGGATGATGGGTTTGTGCAGTACCTGCAGAGCATCCGCCGGCAGGTCCGGCGCGGCGCGTTCGGCAGCGACTTCGGGCAGAACGACATCATATTTCTCCGCCAGACGTTCGTCGCGGGAGACGAGGAAGGCCTGCACTTCCGGCGTCTTGGGAAAGTCGAGCCGTGCAAGGGTCAGAATCGGGGAATTGGGATAACTCTCACGCAAGAACTCGGCCACAGTCTGCTTGATTGGCGTGGCGAGGGCCTGACGGTTGATCTCCCAGATGCCGAGGCCGGTGAAGACCAGCAGGGCGGCGGCAGCAGCGAGGCCCAGCGGGCGGACCATGCTGCTGGCGGACACCATCAGGGCGGCAACCGAAAGGCCGGCAAAAAGCTGCATCGCCGTGAAATCCATGATCCAGAGCCCGTTATGCTGACGGGTGCCGACGATGGCAATGGTGATCAGGGCCGTCAGCAGCGTACAGGCCCAGAGCAGCAGCAGGGCGCCGCGCTGCGGCAGGGCCGAGCCCGCGGCGAGAGCTGCCAAGGGAAAGACGAGGTAGAGCAGGAAACCGATGGCCGAGAGGCCGTTGGTCGGCGTCAGTACCAGTTTCAGCGTAACGAGCGCCGAGGCGAGAAATGCGTCGTCCCGCATCGACATCACGGACTGAATCGCCTGGTAGTCGAGGAAATTCTCCAGATCGAGGAAAATGCCGATGTTGAAGATCGGGATGCAGATGATGGCCACGAGCAGGGCACGGCCAGCCGCGGCGAGGGTGGGGCCGATGCCGATGCGGCGGATGAGCAGTACGGTCAGCACCAGCAGCATCGGCGCAGCGAGCAGAACGAATGTTTGTTTGAAGCTGATGCCCAGCGCGATGGCGAGACCGAGCGCGAGATCCAGCGCGAGTGAGCGGTCCGTGCGCAGGCGGGCGAGGATGAGAAGGATCAGCAGGATGCCTGTGGTGGCCAGCGGCACATCGCTCTTGGCGATATGCGAGAGGATGACGCCTGTGGGCAGGAACACGCCCGCAAGTCCGGTGGCGAGGCAGGCTGCGAGGGGCAGACGAAGGCCGCGGGCGACGAGGAAGAACAGCGGCGCAACCATAGCAGCGAAGAAGGCAGTGCCCATGCGAACCGCCAGATAGAAGACGGTATCGTCCGTGAAATAGGCATCGCGGAATTCGCCGGTGGAGGCCCAGAGACCGGTAAGCTTGCCAAAGACGAAGAGCACACCGAGGATGGCGGCGTTTATGTAATCATAGAGCGGCGGGTAATAGTGGTTGTCGGGCACGAGTTGGCCCGTCAGCACCTTTGCCGCGATGTTGATGCGCTCGTCCCCGTGGGAATAGCCCCAGTCTATGCCGATCACGCGCAGCACATAAGCGAGGGCGAAGAGCGCTAGCGCCGCCAGAATGGCCGTGGCGGGCGAGACGCGCGGCGCCGCAGGCATCAGGCGCGGCCGAGGGTTATGAGACCGGCGACGATGAGGGCTGTGCCGATCATCTTCGGCATTGTCAGCGCTTCACCGAGGAAGAAGACGCCGGAGAATATGACCATGATGAAGGCCATGGACACGAAAGGATAGGCCAGCGAGACATCGAGGTTGCGAAGCGCGAACAGCCAGACGATGGCACCGATGCCGTACAGACAGAAGCCGAGCAGGACGAAGGGCGAGAAGAAGAAGGTAATGACTTTTTCGAGAATGCCCGCATCAGGGGCGAGGATGACACGGGACACGCCGAATTTCAGTGTGGTCTGCGCCAGTGCGGAGATCGTGACGCTGAAAAGGACGATGGCGAAATTTGCGAGAGTCATGACTGATGGAGGCCCTTCGGTGGAGGACGACGGCCTCCGGGTTACTGTTTAAGAATGGGCGCGACCGTGGCCGCCGCCTGTTGGATTTGATCAGAACCGAAGCACCGGAACTGTCCCGAAGTCAACAAATCGGCCCGGAACCTGTGCGGAATGCTACGTTTCGGGGCCAATATGGCGCGGATTGCGACATGAGTGCGACGGCACGGTGACTTTCAGAAGCCGCGTGTCAGCGCCGGATTGCGGCCGCGCAGGCGAGCACGGGCGCGGGGAATGAGGACGGAATAGTCACCCTCGTCGCCGGCCCGCATAACTGCGCGTTTCAGTGTCTCCGTCGCAGCCTCGCTGTCACGGCTCAGGGCGGCACCATCCAATGGCTTGGCGGCCCGCAACTTGAAGCTGTGCTCCGCCTTGTTCAGGACCTCGTAGAACAGGGTGATGTCGCGCAAAGTAGGATGCAGTGCATCGAACAGGTAGAACAGCGCGGAGTTCCGGGCCGTGATGTGCAGCGGAACGACCGGCAGTTTGTACTTGCGGGCGAGCATTGCCGCCGAAGGCATCCATGGCCGTTCGTAGAGTTTCAGACCCCGGCGTTTGGCGAGCCTGCCGGAAGGGAAAAGCACGGCGAGACGCTCTTCCTTGAAGGCATTGGCTGCATAGGTCAGCGTTTCACGGTTGGATCCGTGGGAGCGCTTGTCCTTGCGCCATTCAACCGGCGCGATGATGTCCTCCAGTTGCGGCATCACCCGGATGGCATCGCGGTTGGCAAAGTAGAACAGGTCCGGGCGGCGGGCCCGCAGGGCGGACCACAGGATGATGCCGTCGGCGATCCCGGTGGGATGGTTGCAGACCACCATGGCCGGGCCTGTAGCGGGAATGTTTTCCAGGCCAGAGATATCGACGTTATGCGCGATGAGATCGGCCAGCGCATCCATCATCGCCGCCGCGTCGAGATGCTCGATCTCCTCGGCGATGGCGATGGTGCGATCGTAACCGAGCATCAGATGCAACAGGCCACGAACCACCCGGACATGCGGGCCTTTGCGGTAAACCCAAGGAGCGCGCTCCGCGATCAGCGGATCGATTCTCTGTTTCATCCCCACTCCTTGCCACGCTGTTGTCTCAGCCATGTGACACCGTCATCTCCCCGGGCCAAAGGCGCCCATTGGTGCAATATAGCACTCCGTAGAAAATGGCAAAAGGGCGGCGGTCAGGCCTTTCCGGGCTCGGCATAAAAAGGCCGGGCGTAGAGGCGGGGAGCATCGTCGGGTGGCAGCGCGGATGCGAAGGCCGGGCGCAGGGCGCAGCGGTCAAGATAGGCGCGGATATTGGGCAAGCTGCTGATATCGCAGAAATGCTGCGCAGCATAGACAGAGTAACCGATGCCGGTGTCGACGGCCGAGAAACCCGATGGCAACATCCAGTCCCGTCCTGCGAGCGCCTTTTCGACGACCGCCAGCGCCTTGGCCAGCCGTCGTGCCTCCAGCTTCATGACCATGGGCGAACGCTGTGCGTCCTCCCAGATGACAATGTGTTGCTGGGTGAGATTGGCGACATGAACGGCAATCGTCTCGGCGTAGTGCAGCCATTGCAGCCACGCGGCCCGATCCGGACTGCCGGGAGAGCGCCAGAGCGAGCCTTGCCGAGCATAGGTCTCGCACAGGTATTCGGCAATGGCGCCGGATTCGAACAGCGTCACATCGCCGTCTACGAGGCAAGGAACGCGACCGAGCGGATGAATGGATCGATATTCCGGTGTATAGAGGTCAGGTCCGAACGGGTGGACAACGAGGTCGAACGCCAGTTCCAGCTCATGCAGGAGCCAGAGGGAGCGCATCGAGCGAGTCTGGTGGCAATGATGCAGGACCCGGGTCACGGCGCACCGACCATATCCCGCGCCAGCGCGCGATAGATTTCCTCGATCCGCTCGGGCGACAGCCGACCTCCGGCGCGATACCAGGTGTTGACGCCGGTAAGCATGGCGATAAGCGCGAGCGTGGTGACACGGGCATCCTTCAGGCGAAAAATTCCCTCTGCCTCGCCGGCGATCAGGATGTCCTGAAGCACGTTTTCGTAGAGACGGCGCAAACGCTCCACCTTGGCGAAATTCTCGGGGCTGAGACTGCGCAATTCCATATAGGCAATGAACACTTCATCGACACGTGTCAGATGGTAGCTGATGTGAAATCCGACGAAAGCATCGAATGCCTGTGAAGGCGGCAGATCGCCGGCACCCTCCCGCTGCCATGCGGCCAGCAGGTCTTCCAGATGTGCGATCATCAGGTCAGCCAACAGGCTCTGCTTGTCGGGCGTATAGAGATAAAGAGCACCGACCTGCACGCCCACTTCCCGGGCGATTTCACGCATAGAAACGGCCGCAAAGCCTTTGTCTGCAAAGAGTTTCAGCGCAGCATCACGAATGCCGCGGGCTGTCTCTATGCCGCTAGAACCGGTTTTTCGGGCCATGTCGCCTGCTTAATGAACGCCCGTTCAGAAGGCAACCGGCATGGTCTTCTCACGAAGTTGTGTGCAAGGATACTGACGGGAATCTTGACCTGTTTCCGTACACTTATAGCATTCGGAAGCATTCAATCTGGAGGATATGATGCCCGCAAGCCATCTGAAGACAGCCACGCTGGCCACCCTTGCCCTGGCCCTGACCGTTTCCATGCCGCTTGCCGGCGGCCATTCCCCGGTGGAAAAACGGCAGGAAGCAATGAAAACCATGGGCCGCTCCGCCAAGACCATCGGCGACATGCTGAAGGGCACAACGGTCTTCGATGCCGCAACGGCCAATCAGACGCTGGCGACCATGCAGAGCGCGGCGTCGGGTTTTGGCGACTATTTCCCCGAAGGCTCCGAAGCTGCCGATTCCGAGGCAGCGCCCGCGATCTGGTCCGACAAGGCTGGGTTCGAAGCGACGCTGGCCGATTTCCAGAGCGATCTTGCCTCCGCCGTCGCGGCGGCGCCCCAGGATCAGGCCGCGCTTGGCGCCGTGTTCAAGGAAGTGGGCGCGAATTGCGGTGTCTGCCACAAGGCATACCGCGTGAAGAAGTAAAGGTTTGAAACGCCTGCTGATCATTCTGCTGACGCTGGCACTTCTCGGTGCCGGCGTCTTCTGGGTGTTGACCAACCCAGTGGTCATCGCCGACGACGATCTGCCTGTGCACGAACCCGACCTCGCCAACGGCAAGATGGTTTTCGACATGGGCGGCTGCACCTCCTGCCACGCTGCGCCGGATGCGACAGGCGAAGACAAGCTGGTGCTGGCTGGTGGTTTGGCGCTGAACACGCCGTTCGGCAAGTTTCTTGTGCCGAATATTTCCAGTGATCCCGATACCGGCATCGGCGCCTGGACGGACGCTGAATTCGTCACGGCGATGCAACAGGGTGTGCGGCCTGACGGTGCGCATTACTATCCGGCCTTCCCCTACACGTCATATACCCGGATGCGGGTGGAGGACGTGCTGGATCTGAAGGCCTATCTCGCCACCCTGCCCGCCTCCACCACGGTCAGCCAGCCGCATGAACTGGGCTTTCCCTTCAATATCCGGCGCGGTCTGGGACTGTGGAAGATACTCTACCTGTCTGATGCGCCGGTGATGGAGGTCTCCGACGAAACTGCCATCGTACTTGGCCAGCGGCTGGTCGAAGGGCCGGGTCATTGTGCGGAGTGCCATACCCCACGCAACGCAATCGGCGGCGCCGATACCGGCAGATGGCTGGCAGGTGGGCCGAACCCGGACGGGCCGGGAAGGATCCCGAACATCACCCCGCACCCGGAAGCGCTGGGAGGCTGGAGCGAGGACGATATCGTCTATTACCTGGAATCGGGTTTCACACCGGATTTCGACAGCGCCGGCGGGTCCATGGCCGATGTTGTCGAAAACACCGGCAAGATTCCGGCCGAATGGCGTGAGGCAATAGCGGCCTATCTCAAATCCGTACCGGAAGTGGCGCCGGAGTAGACCGTAACCTTCACCCTGCGCGCGCCTCGCAAGTCTCCAAAGATGCGTCGTGCCAGCCAAGGATTGTCTCGGTTTCGCCCACGCGCTTCACTTCGCTGGCAAAGGCCCAGCCATCCATGTCTTCATGGGCGGAGAGAACGCTGTCGCCCGGTTCAATGTTGCCAATGACAACCGCATCGGTCTCCGGTGCGGTGCGGAGCGGCACCGACGGCCCGATATAGCCGATGCACAGGCTTTCCGTCTCGCTCATCAGCGGCTGCACCATTAATTCGAGGCGACGGGCCAGCATCGGCACGTCCAGTTCGGTGCGGTTCGTGTTGACGGAGCAACGCAGTTCCGCCTCCCGATCGCGGATACGTGCGATGTGATCCACAAGACTCTCGGAAACCCGGGGCACGTTGTCGGTGCAGTCGCGATTGTCGAACACGGCCTGACCGAGCGGCGAGCGGAAACAGTATCCGGCCTCGTCGAAGGCCGCGTTGCGGGCGAACCAGAGATCCTCGCAGACCGTGGCCGCCGCGGCCGGTGCGGAAAGGACCGCGCAAAGGGCCAGGGCGGCGCTACTGCTTGTCGAAACGAACCTTAACATATGCGCCAGGTGCCTCTTCCAGCGTGCCGAGTTTCGCACCCGGCGTTCTTGCATTTACCATGCGGCCGGAGCGTTCGCTCAGCCATTCGTCCCAATCCGTCCACCAACTGCCCGGAGTCTCCTCTGCTGTTTCCATCCAATCCTGCAACGACACCGGCGAAAGATCCGGGGCTGTCCAGAACTGGTACTTGCCAGCCGCAGGCGGGTTAACTACCCCGGCGATATGGCCGGAGCCGGAAAGAACGAAGCGCACCTTCGCCTTTTCCATCTGACGTGCGCCCGCATAGACGCTGGCGGCGGGAGCGATATGATCTTCCCGCGTTGCCACATGATATACAGGCCCTTTAATATCCGCCAAGGTAATGGGCGTATCCAGCACGCTCAAATCTCCGTGTGCAAATGTGTTTTCGTCGTAGAAATTCTCCAGATAGAAATGATGCACCTTGGCAGGCATGGCGGTGCTGTCGGCGTTCCAGTAAAGCAAATCGAAGGGGAACGGGTCCTTTCCGAGCATGTAATTGTTGACGACGTAGGACCAGATGAGATCGTTTGAGCGCAGCATGTTGAAGGCCGAAGCCATCTTCTGCGCCGGCAGGTAGCCCTTTTCCATCTCCTCATCCACGGCTTTGATCGTGTGATCGTCCACGAAAACCTGCAACTCACCGGCGTCCGCAAAATCCAGTTGCGCGGTGAAGAA of the Algicella marina genome contains:
- a CDS encoding valine--tRNA ligase produces the protein MEKNFDPAIAEAAIAAAWGEARAFRAGANKSRDETFTIMIPPPNVTGVLHMGHAFNNTLQDILIRWHRMRGFDTLWQPGMDHAGIATQMVVERELAKTNIRRTDMSRSDFLAKVWEWKEQSGGQIIEQLKRLGASCDWDRVAFTMAGAEGDTKVGHENSANFHDAVLKVFVDLYNKGLIYRGKRLVNWDPHFETAISDLEVENIETDGHMWHFKYPLAGGATYEYLEKDEEGNVTFREERDYISIATTRPETMLGDGAVAVHPSDERYAPIVGQLCEIPVGPKEHRRLIPIITDEYPDPTFGSGAVKITGAHDFNDYEVAKRGGIPMYRLMDSKAAMRADGAPYAEAAEIAMAVAQGKKTLGEAEADAINLVPDDLRGLDRFEARKKVIQQITDEGLAVMVPGDPDTSDGNVCLDPGEVPLVEAKKIMQPFGDRSKVVIEPMLTDQWFVDTKKIVGPAIEAVEDGRTEILPEQHKKVYFNWLREIEPWCISRQLWWGHQIPVWYGPTLSAVTGVSFQLEDKNARCFATEEEALVEFRRVFSQLNPAKAVKVVPSKAEAEEILRPMMQLFEKARSGEQVSNGDFLESIDFVPIWRDPDVLDTWFSSGLWPIGTLGWPEETEELKKYFPTDVLITGFDIIFFWVARMMMMQLEVVKEVPFHTVYVHALVRDEKGKKMSKSLGNVLDPLELIEEYGADAVRFTLTAMAAMGRDLKLSTDRIKGYRNFGTKLWNAVRFAEMNGCHEQYQNHTKPIPNPDIDQTVNKWIVGETARVRETVDEALRNYRFNDAANALYDHVWKKVCDWYVEFAKPLLQSEDAEIVAETRACMAWALDQCMIMLHPIMPFITEELWKETMPRDNMLVHEDWPVYTSADLADAEADREMGWVIDLIEQIRSVRSETHVPVGAKIPLVQLDLDTAGKAALERNWPLIQRLARIEALEEAAEAPKGAITLPVAGGTFCLPLADVIDVAEEIARLAKSLGKLEKERQGLSGKLSNVKFVENAPEEVVDEAKARLEDLTVEIEKLHEAEIRLKAMG
- a CDS encoding glycoside hydrolase family 19 protein, which codes for MNSAIPPALTPTLLASVAPHQDQAKAAQQAAILRAIAPDGQTILASYGIDTPLRTAHFLAQLAHESDGFCTTQEYASGEAYEGREDLGNTKPGDGVRFKGRGLIQLTGRRNYREIGARLGLDLENNPESAAEPLTSLRIACEYWLSRDINAAADADDLEAVTRLVNGGLRGFDHRRACLARARAALGC
- a CDS encoding xanthine dehydrogenase family protein molybdopterin-binding subunit, with translation MIKFGVSQPVRRKEDDRFLKGNGRYVDDIAPDDAAHVAFFRSPSAHGVITSLDVEGAREAEGVLAVYTAADLAGKLENSVDYDALKNRDGSDSAQPVRPILAEDKVRFAGEIVAAVVAETKAQAQDALEMILLETDDLPVHVETAVGGEAIHDEAPDNLCFDWAFGDEDATASAFGAAARTATVDMIDNRIICNSMETRGAYAEWDGTRLHLALNGQGVWGSKDALAKKLGLDKGDVRVTNPDVGGGFGMKSFDYPEQFIVAMAARDLGRSTRWISGRGEAMLSDNGGRDLVTVAEAAFDADYRLTALRINSVCNLGAQLSAYAQFIQTELALKVLTGVYDVQTVFFGVKGVFTNTTPIDAYRGAGRPEAIYVVERLMDGAARQLGQDPIELKRKNFITAEQMPYTSASGELYDVGDFDRVLNRAIKEADVAGFADRKAESAKKGKLRGLGLSFYIESILGDQTEHTKIEFAEDGMVNLYVGTQSNGQGHETVFAQILHQRTGIDYDKVRFIQGDSDLIEAGGGTGGSRSVTMQGNSINATSDVMIEKFRPLAEEELEVAAADLVFEEGAFRIAGTDRSIGLMELADVARKKGLSDLLATRYTNTVPGRSYPNGAHFAEVEVDPETGVTKCVKYTVVDDFGVLMNPMLAEGQVHGGVAQGIGQAITEQVVYDEYGQLLSGTFMDYAMPRADDLPFMPFHAELVPSTANDIGMKGCGEAGTVGALAAVTNAALDAVWETGVRRVDMPLTPVRMWGWINDTAKVAAE
- a CDS encoding EamA family transporter produces the protein MTLANFAIVLFSVTISALAQTTLKFGVSRVILAPDAGILEKVITFFFSPFVLLGFCLYGIGAIVWLFALRNLDVSLAYPFVSMAFIMVIFSGVFFLGEALTMPKMIGTALIVAGLITLGRA